The Luteolibacter arcticus genome has a window encoding:
- a CDS encoding glycogen synthase, giving the protein MSENPPRRPRILVVTPEITYLPEGMGNLAQRMCAKAGGLADVSASLVKALYDQGADVHVALPNYRRMFHQDVASVFDNEFQKVSSALPEQRIHLAQDRVFYHRSSVYGAENHLIALAFQREVINHTLPQVRPDLIHCNDWMTGLIPAVAKQYGIKSLFTVHNIHSEHLALAQIEDRGIDAAAFWQHCYFRRAPWNYEESRANNPVDLLTTGILSADHVNTVSPTFLEEIVHGSHHFIPDAIRNQLRDKYRDGRATGILNAPDPVFDPASDPYLKSHFTAATHAEGKRLNKLELQERLGLMGDPDVPLFFWPSRLDPVQKGCQLLGEILHDIVTRHRLQIAIVASGAYKNHFHDIVNRHRFHDRVAVRDFDEGISHLGYAASDFIFMPSSFEPCGLPQMIAPKYGSLTLAHDTGGLHDTVDPFNAEADSGNGFLFQHFNGDGLRWAVNEAMTFYHGGAEHRAHHLARIMKESAARFNHEATAAAYIKRYEQMLETEVTA; this is encoded by the coding sequence ATGTCAGAAAACCCGCCCCGCCGCCCCCGCATCCTCGTCGTCACCCCGGAGATCACCTACCTGCCGGAGGGGATGGGAAACCTCGCCCAGCGCATGTGCGCGAAGGCTGGCGGCCTCGCCGACGTCTCAGCCTCGCTGGTCAAGGCCCTCTACGACCAAGGCGCCGACGTCCACGTCGCGCTGCCAAATTACCGCCGGATGTTCCACCAGGATGTCGCCAGCGTCTTCGACAATGAGTTCCAGAAAGTCAGCAGCGCCCTGCCGGAGCAGCGCATTCACCTCGCCCAAGACCGCGTCTTTTACCACCGCTCCAGCGTCTATGGCGCGGAGAATCACCTGATCGCCCTGGCCTTCCAGCGCGAGGTGATCAACCACACGCTTCCGCAGGTGCGGCCGGACTTGATCCACTGCAATGACTGGATGACCGGCCTCATCCCCGCGGTGGCGAAGCAATACGGGATCAAATCGCTCTTCACCGTCCACAACATCCATTCCGAGCACCTCGCTCTCGCCCAGATCGAGGACCGCGGAATCGATGCCGCCGCATTCTGGCAGCACTGCTACTTCCGCCGCGCGCCATGGAACTACGAGGAAAGCCGCGCCAACAATCCCGTGGACCTGCTGACTACCGGCATCCTCTCCGCCGACCACGTGAACACCGTCAGCCCGACCTTCCTCGAGGAGATCGTCCACGGCAGCCACCACTTCATCCCGGATGCGATCCGCAACCAGCTCCGGGACAAGTATCGCGACGGCCGCGCCACCGGCATCCTGAATGCACCCGACCCGGTCTTCGACCCCGCGTCCGACCCCTACCTGAAGAGCCACTTCACAGCGGCTACCCATGCCGAGGGTAAGCGCCTGAACAAGCTGGAACTCCAGGAGCGGCTCGGCCTGATGGGCGATCCGGATGTGCCGCTGTTCTTCTGGCCCTCGCGCCTCGATCCCGTGCAGAAGGGCTGCCAACTCCTCGGCGAGATCCTTCACGACATCGTCACCCGCCATCGCCTCCAGATCGCGATTGTCGCCAGCGGAGCCTACAAGAACCACTTCCACGACATCGTGAACCGGCATCGCTTCCACGATCGCGTGGCGGTGCGGGACTTCGATGAAGGGATCTCGCACCTCGGCTACGCGGCCAGCGATTTCATCTTCATGCCCTCGTCCTTCGAGCCCTGCGGCCTGCCCCAGATGATCGCGCCGAAGTATGGCAGCCTGACCCTCGCCCACGACACCGGCGGCCTGCACGACACCGTCGATCCCTTCAATGCCGAAGCTGATAGCGGCAATGGCTTCCTCTTCCAGCACTTCAATGGCGACGGCCTGCGCTGGGCGGTGAATGAGGCGATGACCTTCTACCACGGCGGCGCCGAGCACCGCGCCCATCACCTCGCCCGCATCATGAAGGAATCCGCAGCCCGCTTCAATCACGAGGCCACCGCCGCGGCCTACATCAAGCGCTACGAACAGATGCTGGAGACCGAGGTGACGGCGTGA
- a CDS encoding DUF4304 domain-containing protein produces the protein MPTAQNVIKEAISALHALHLKGLGFRKDGSTWVRASKWPQVINLQLSSWNTADDARVTLNLGVFVEELRQALGESPLKGKLKEYDCSPRARIGQLRPGGQDHWWKVTPLMPPDTLADELFAELADHGMPWLERMDSFEGLAREFEKEKTYFKAAAAFHLAGLPSEAEAKMAEALSDSNEHFLPRLQRIAGSLGIPIRA, from the coding sequence ATGCCTACCGCTCAGAACGTCATCAAGGAAGCCATCTCGGCGCTGCACGCACTGCACCTGAAAGGCCTGGGTTTCCGCAAAGACGGCAGCACCTGGGTGAGGGCATCGAAGTGGCCTCAGGTGATCAACCTCCAGCTCTCAAGTTGGAATACCGCCGACGACGCAAGAGTCACTTTGAATCTCGGGGTGTTCGTAGAGGAACTCCGCCAGGCACTCGGCGAGAGCCCATTGAAAGGGAAGCTCAAGGAGTATGACTGCTCGCCCCGTGCACGGATCGGCCAACTCCGTCCGGGGGGACAAGACCACTGGTGGAAGGTCACGCCGTTGATGCCGCCCGATACTTTGGCGGACGAGCTATTTGCCGAGCTTGCGGATCATGGAATGCCATGGTTGGAGAGGATGGATTCCTTCGAGGGATTGGCGAGAGAGTTCGAGAAAGAGAAGACCTACTTCAAGGCGGCCGCCGCCTTTCATCTCGCGGGGTTGCCCTCAGAGGCGGAAGCGAAGATGGCTGAAGCGCTTTCGGACTCGAACGAACATTTCCTCCCGCGGCTGCAGCGTATCGCCGGATCACTCGGCATCCCGATTCGGGCGTGA
- a CDS encoding dual specificity protein phosphatase family protein encodes MNRSPRESGLLWPALWRLALAGGMFILVYGFCNTFTSTRPNVGTWFWEWERHIPFVKEMVIPYWSLDLFFVGAFFVCSSKAELNLLTKRLLAVVVASGLCFLLFPLKMGFDRPVPSGWTAPLFHALYANDMPFNLAPSLHISLRSLVWFVYGAHLTGLTRKITKVWFMLISLSTLLVWQHHVIDVATGFMMGWLIAALIPDPRFKTQRTPSPKLALRYGAGALACAALAFLWFGFAWPALSLAIVSIAYTTGLSRVLGKENGTLSPAAEWCLMPVLLVAGIYQRRWLRREPAWCEIAPGVMFGRKLTGREAKGLLAGGPLAVLDLTAESNAPTVFREQALYRSLPLLDLVKPADADIAKAIAFIREQQPQRRVYVHCQLGLQRSALIIAHWLLESGGAGDIDGAKALVRTRLPEAILSR; translated from the coding sequence ATGAATCGCTCACCTCGTGAATCCGGCCTGCTGTGGCCCGCGCTGTGGCGACTGGCGCTGGCAGGCGGGATGTTCATACTGGTCTATGGCTTCTGCAATACCTTCACCTCCACGCGCCCCAATGTCGGCACGTGGTTCTGGGAATGGGAGCGCCACATCCCCTTCGTGAAGGAAATGGTGATCCCCTACTGGTCGCTGGATCTCTTCTTTGTCGGCGCGTTCTTCGTGTGCTCTAGCAAGGCGGAACTGAACCTGCTGACCAAGCGGCTGCTTGCGGTCGTCGTGGCGAGCGGGCTCTGCTTCCTGCTCTTCCCGCTGAAGATGGGCTTCGACCGGCCCGTGCCCTCCGGCTGGACCGCCCCGCTCTTCCACGCGCTGTATGCGAATGACATGCCCTTCAATCTCGCGCCGTCGCTGCACATCAGCCTGCGATCGCTGGTGTGGTTCGTCTATGGCGCGCATCTAACAGGCCTGACGCGGAAGATCACCAAGGTCTGGTTCATGCTGATCAGCCTCTCCACGCTGCTCGTCTGGCAGCACCACGTCATCGACGTGGCCACCGGCTTCATGATGGGTTGGTTGATCGCCGCGTTGATCCCGGACCCGCGTTTCAAGACCCAGCGGACACCATCGCCCAAGCTTGCGCTCCGCTACGGGGCCGGCGCGCTTGCCTGTGCAGCGTTGGCATTCCTGTGGTTCGGCTTTGCCTGGCCGGCACTGTCGCTAGCCATCGTTTCGATCGCCTACACCACCGGTTTGTCGCGGGTGTTAGGAAAGGAGAATGGCACGCTCTCGCCCGCTGCCGAGTGGTGCCTCATGCCGGTGCTGCTGGTGGCAGGGATCTATCAGCGGCGGTGGCTGCGGCGTGAGCCAGCATGGTGCGAGATCGCACCGGGGGTCATGTTCGGGCGAAAGCTGACCGGCCGCGAGGCGAAGGGCCTGCTCGCCGGGGGGCCACTGGCGGTGCTCGACCTGACCGCGGAGTCGAATGCCCCGACGGTCTTCCGCGAACAAGCCCTCTACCGTAGCCTGCCACTGCTGGATCTGGTGAAACCGGCGGACGCGGACATCGCGAAAGCCATCGCCTTCATCCGCGAGCAGCAACCGCAGCGGCGGGTGTATGTCCACTGCCAACTCGGCTTGCAGCGCTCCGCCCTGATCATCGCCCACTGGCTCTTGGAAAGCGGCGGAGCTGGAGACATCGACGGAGCGAAGGCCCTCGTCCGCACCCGCTTGCCGGAGGCCATCCTCTCACGCTGA
- a CDS encoding bifunctional alpha/beta hydrolase/class I SAM-dependent methyltransferase, with protein sequence MSSRLQFTADDGACLHYKTWNVQGATRALVLIHRGHEHADRWDPVIPSLEMPDTAIYAWEARGHGQSEGRRGHATGFMQYVRDLDTFFRHLQAAHGLTPERTVVVAHSVGAVIAAAWVHDFAPRIAGLVLATPAFHVNLIVPGALTNIRLLQKLKPDATIKSYVRGPWLTRDSQAAATYDADTAISKDISAKILVELFDTGKRVIADAAVMDRPLLLFSAGADRVVKRGAIDTFYETYGSEQKVHLTLKDARHAIFHDLCREEVTGAIRRFADRCFEKATPPQLEADLSHPVTNAEYAALQRPRPSPSLGGLSFSAQRALLGSLGKLSKGIRIGHATGFDSGESLDYVYENQARGGLGIGKLIDRGYLDAIGWRGIRQRRQCLNQALRFALAKVREDRLPLELMDIAGGAGRYLLDILDDPEAGPGLHVLCRDWSQSALETGRAAASARLLKNRIDHVRADAFDESSLASVEPKPSVAVVSGLYELFPENDRLQLSLRGLHSAVAPGGWLIYTGQPWHPQVEMIARTLTNRDGRFWVMRRRPQGEMDALVEAAGFRKEKQWIDDFGIFTVSIARRP encoded by the coding sequence ATGAGCAGCCGCCTCCAATTCACCGCCGACGACGGCGCCTGCCTCCACTACAAGACCTGGAACGTGCAGGGAGCCACCCGCGCACTCGTGCTGATTCACCGCGGCCACGAGCACGCCGATCGCTGGGACCCGGTGATCCCGTCGCTGGAAATGCCGGACACCGCGATCTACGCGTGGGAGGCCCGCGGCCATGGGCAATCCGAAGGACGACGCGGCCACGCGACCGGCTTCATGCAGTATGTGCGTGATCTGGATACCTTCTTCCGCCACTTGCAGGCGGCCCACGGCCTGACCCCGGAGCGCACCGTGGTGGTCGCGCATAGCGTGGGCGCGGTCATCGCCGCGGCATGGGTGCATGATTTCGCTCCGCGGATCGCCGGGTTGGTGCTGGCAACGCCGGCCTTCCACGTGAACCTGATCGTGCCCGGCGCGCTCACGAACATCCGCCTGCTGCAAAAGCTCAAGCCCGACGCCACGATCAAGAGCTACGTCCGCGGCCCATGGCTCACGCGGGATTCGCAGGCGGCCGCGACCTACGATGCCGACACCGCGATCTCGAAGGACATCTCCGCCAAGATCCTAGTCGAGCTCTTCGACACCGGCAAGCGGGTCATCGCCGACGCCGCAGTGATGGACCGGCCGCTGCTGCTCTTCTCCGCCGGTGCCGACCGGGTGGTGAAGCGGGGCGCGATCGACACCTTCTACGAGACTTATGGTAGCGAGCAAAAGGTCCACCTCACGCTGAAGGACGCCCGCCACGCGATCTTCCACGACCTCTGCCGCGAGGAAGTCACCGGCGCGATCCGGCGCTTTGCGGATCGATGCTTTGAGAAGGCCACGCCGCCGCAGTTGGAAGCAGACCTATCCCATCCGGTCACGAATGCGGAATACGCGGCGCTGCAGAGGCCGCGGCCGTCGCCCTCGCTCGGCGGGCTGTCGTTCTCAGCGCAGCGCGCCCTGTTAGGCAGCCTCGGCAAGCTCAGCAAGGGCATCCGCATCGGTCACGCCACCGGCTTCGACTCCGGCGAATCGCTCGACTACGTTTATGAGAATCAGGCGCGCGGAGGCCTCGGCATCGGCAAGCTCATCGACCGAGGCTACCTCGACGCCATCGGCTGGCGCGGCATCCGCCAACGCCGCCAGTGCCTCAACCAAGCGCTGCGCTTCGCCCTCGCGAAGGTCCGCGAAGATCGACTGCCACTGGAACTGATGGACATCGCCGGCGGCGCGGGACGCTACCTGTTAGACATCCTCGACGACCCCGAAGCCGGCCCCGGCCTGCATGTGCTGTGCCGGGACTGGAGCCAGTCCGCGCTTGAGACCGGCCGTGCCGCGGCCAGTGCGCGCCTGTTGAAAAACCGCATCGACCATGTCCGCGCCGATGCCTTCGATGAAAGTTCGCTCGCCAGCGTCGAGCCCAAGCCCTCGGTGGCTGTGGTCTCCGGCCTCTATGAACTCTTCCCGGAGAATGACCGGCTCCAGCTTTCGCTGCGCGGCCTCCACTCCGCAGTGGCCCCCGGTGGCTGGCTGATCTACACCGGCCAACCGTGGCACCCGCAGGTGGAAATGATCGCCCGCACGCTGACCAACCGCGACGGCCGCTTCTGGGTGATGCGCCGCCGACCGCAGGGAGAAATGGACGCGCTGGTCGAGGCCGCGGGTTTCCGCAAGGAGAAGCAATGGATCGATGACTTCGGCATCTTCACCGTGAGCATCGCCCGCCGACCATGA
- a CDS encoding metallophosphoesterase — translation MKRRHFLGTATALLPGASLSLAADEQTQAQAQAPLLRFGLIADAQYADADAEGERHYRATPEKLKRAVETIRAAKPAFTLHLGDFIDRDFKSFDTMLPLINELGHPVYHLLGNHDYTVADGDKARVVATLGMPHDYYTFRSGNIRIVMLDTNSISTYKNPKDSPATAAAAAQLKAAEASGSPGAKPWNGGVSDPQLEWLDRELAAADFAKEHVIVCGHHPLLPADMHQLWNFEAVLAVLDRHPSVVAWFNGHNHAGDFVERNGRPYLTFRSMLHHPENTAFSIIDVHADRIVVTGHGREITRTLEI, via the coding sequence ATGAAACGCCGCCACTTCCTCGGCACCGCCACCGCCCTGCTGCCAGGTGCATCGTTGTCCCTCGCCGCCGACGAGCAAACCCAAGCTCAAGCGCAAGCCCCGCTACTCCGCTTCGGCCTGATTGCCGATGCCCAATACGCGGACGCCGATGCTGAAGGCGAGCGCCACTACCGGGCCACGCCGGAAAAGCTGAAGCGCGCGGTGGAGACGATCCGCGCCGCGAAGCCCGCCTTCACCTTGCATCTCGGCGACTTCATCGACCGCGATTTCAAGTCCTTCGATACAATGCTGCCGCTGATCAATGAGCTCGGCCATCCAGTATATCACCTGCTGGGCAACCACGACTACACCGTGGCGGACGGCGACAAGGCCCGGGTGGTCGCCACGCTCGGCATGCCGCACGACTACTATACCTTTCGTAGTGGCAACATCCGCATCGTGATGCTGGATACGAATTCCATCTCAACCTACAAGAACCCAAAGGATTCACCCGCCACGGCAGCCGCGGCGGCGCAACTGAAAGCCGCCGAAGCCAGCGGCAGTCCCGGTGCGAAGCCATGGAATGGCGGTGTCTCTGATCCCCAACTCGAATGGCTCGACCGCGAGCTCGCCGCCGCCGACTTTGCGAAGGAGCACGTGATCGTCTGCGGCCATCACCCGCTACTCCCCGCGGACATGCACCAGCTCTGGAACTTCGAGGCGGTGCTCGCCGTGCTCGACCGGCATCCGTCCGTGGTCGCATGGTTCAATGGCCACAACCACGCCGGCGACTTCGTCGAGCGCAATGGCCGGCCGTACCTGACCTTCCGCTCGATGCTCCATCATCCGGAGAACACGGCGTTCTCCATCATCGATGTCCACGCCGACCGCATCGTCGTGACCGGTCACGGTCGGGAGATCACGCGGACGCTCGAGATCTAG
- the htpG gene encoding molecular chaperone HtpG, which yields MSEATLETHSFQAEIKQLLDLVVHSLYTDREIFLRELVSNASDSMEKLRHLQGTEKDIHDAALPLEIHITTDTEARTVTIADRGIGMTRGELVENLGTIAHSGTKAFLTAMKESGNSPANMIGQFGVGFYSAFMVADKVEVFTRSWRENGEDLLWTSDGVSGYSIEEASGLERGVKLVLHLKEEHAEYAEEARVKHLIERYSNFVGFPILLNGERVNKVEALWLKNKADITEAEYKAFFEFACHAYNDPAYRLHFTADAPLAINALIFVPDENMERWGMQKTEPAVALYCKKVLIDPAPKGLLPEWMRFLKGVIDSADLPLNISRETMQDSALVRKLGSVISKRMVKMFEKEAEADPEKYQAFYRKFDRFFKEGVATDYANKESLAKLLRFESSMTEDGKLSSFADYVTRAKDGQDKIYYIVGASRAQLETSPYIEAFKARGLEVVYFTDPVDEYVVESLGEFEGKKLVSISHAGLELDDSESEGDALGAEATEKLCAFLKEELGGKVTSVASGKRLVDSPVIALVPQDGMTPQMRRMMKAMDENFQDEVKVELEINPRHPLVKKLAETSETNPELAKLVAGQLFDNALIAAGLLDDARETVKRMNALMEKAMG from the coding sequence ATGAGCGAAGCCACTCTCGAAACGCACTCCTTCCAAGCTGAAATCAAGCAGCTCCTCGACCTCGTCGTCCACTCGCTCTACACCGACCGCGAGATTTTCCTCCGCGAACTGGTGTCGAATGCCTCGGACTCGATGGAGAAGCTGCGCCATCTCCAGGGCACGGAGAAGGACATCCACGATGCCGCGCTGCCGCTGGAGATCCACATCACCACCGACACCGAGGCCCGCACCGTGACGATCGCCGACCGCGGCATCGGCATGACCCGCGGCGAGCTGGTGGAGAATCTGGGCACCATCGCCCACTCGGGCACCAAGGCCTTCCTCACCGCGATGAAGGAAAGCGGGAACTCCCCGGCGAACATGATCGGCCAGTTCGGCGTGGGCTTCTACTCGGCCTTCATGGTCGCGGACAAGGTGGAGGTTTTCACCCGCTCGTGGCGCGAGAATGGCGAGGACCTGCTGTGGACCAGCGACGGCGTCAGCGGCTACTCGATCGAGGAAGCAAGCGGACTTGAGCGCGGCGTGAAGCTCGTGCTTCACCTGAAGGAGGAGCACGCCGAGTATGCCGAGGAGGCTCGGGTTAAGCACCTCATCGAGCGTTACAGCAATTTCGTCGGCTTCCCGATTCTCCTGAATGGCGAGCGCGTCAACAAGGTCGAGGCACTGTGGCTGAAGAACAAGGCCGACATCACGGAGGCGGAATACAAGGCCTTCTTCGAGTTCGCCTGCCACGCCTACAATGATCCCGCCTACCGCCTGCATTTCACTGCGGATGCACCGCTGGCGATCAATGCGCTGATCTTCGTGCCCGATGAAAACATGGAGCGCTGGGGCATGCAGAAGACCGAGCCGGCCGTGGCGCTGTATTGCAAGAAGGTGCTCATTGATCCCGCGCCGAAGGGCCTGCTGCCGGAGTGGATGCGATTCCTGAAGGGCGTGATCGATAGCGCCGACCTGCCGCTGAATATTTCGCGCGAGACCATGCAGGACAGCGCGTTGGTGCGGAAGCTCGGCAGCGTGATCTCCAAGCGCATGGTGAAGATGTTCGAGAAAGAAGCCGAGGCGGACCCTGAGAAGTACCAGGCCTTCTACCGGAAGTTCGACCGCTTCTTTAAGGAGGGCGTGGCCACCGACTATGCGAACAAGGAAAGCCTCGCGAAGCTGCTGCGCTTCGAGTCCTCGATGACGGAGGACGGCAAGCTCTCCAGCTTTGCCGACTACGTCACCCGTGCGAAGGATGGTCAGGACAAGATTTACTACATCGTCGGTGCGAGCCGGGCGCAGCTTGAGACCAGCCCGTATATCGAGGCGTTCAAGGCGCGCGGTCTGGAGGTCGTGTACTTCACCGATCCGGTGGACGAATATGTGGTCGAGTCGCTCGGCGAGTTCGAAGGCAAGAAGCTCGTCTCGATCAGTCACGCCGGCCTGGAGCTGGATGACAGCGAGAGTGAAGGCGATGCCCTTGGCGCGGAGGCGACCGAGAAGCTGTGCGCGTTTCTCAAGGAGGAACTTGGCGGCAAGGTCACCAGCGTCGCCAGCGGCAAGCGCCTCGTGGACAGCCCGGTGATCGCGCTGGTGCCGCAGGACGGCATGACGCCACAGATGCGCCGGATGATGAAGGCGATGGACGAGAACTTCCAGGATGAGGTGAAGGTCGAGCTGGAGATCAACCCGCGCCACCCGCTGGTGAAGAAGCTCGCCGAGACCAGCGAGACGAATCCGGAGCTGGCGAAGCTCGTGGCCGGCCAGCTTTTCGACAACGCCCTGATTGCTGCGGGATTGCTCGATGATGCGCGCGAGACGGTCAAGCGGATGAATGCGCTGATGGAGAAGGCGATGGGGTGA